A single region of the Vicia villosa cultivar HV-30 ecotype Madison, WI linkage group LG4, Vvil1.0, whole genome shotgun sequence genome encodes:
- the LOC131597248 gene encoding uncharacterized protein LOC131597248 — protein MVNSTSEHGGQDPPQGSGRVAANTTNVSTSMTESQAIPTSTGSTAVSSSQIMLVSTSMTMSTWTMPTISSTTTPPFVSTTEIPSSTQAALFSTNFTSQVPPFTPRPTGFKGFRPLREQPYGMPSSYMIGFQSGAPTYTQPATATFSPNAGSIGRSAQNQGPSNQMPTLITNNQATFRQ, from the coding sequence atggtTAATTCGACCAGCGAGCATGGAGggcaagatcccccacaagggtcaggtaGAGTTGCTGCAAATACAACGAATGTCTCGACTTCTATGACAGAATCACAGGCTATACCTACGTCGACAGGGTCTACGGCCGTAAGTAGTTCTCAGATCATGCTTGTGTCTACGTCGATGACAATGTCCACATGGACAATGCCTACAATTAGTTCGACCACAACCCCTCCCTTTGTCAGTACAACAGAAATCCCGTCAAGCACACAAGCCGCCCTTTTTTCGACGAATTTTACAAGCCAGGTGCCACCATTCACTCCCAGACCAACAGGATTTAAAGGTTTTCGACCTTTAAGGGAACAACCTTATGGAATGCCATCATCTTATATGATAGGTTTTCAGAGTGGTGCACCTACGTACACACAACCCGCTACGGCGACCTTTTCACCAAATGCAGGTTCGATTGGTCGAAGTGCACAAAATCAGGGTCCGTCGAACCAAATGCCTACATTGATTACCAACAATCAAGCAACGTTTAGGCaataa